GCGCTACCGGCTGGAGTGCTGCTCCCCGGGCCTGGACCGCCCCTTGCAACATCCCCGCCTGCTGGCCCGGGCGGTGGGGCGCCGGGTGAGGGTGCGATTGGCCCGGATCCCCCGGGAGGTGGAGTCGCCGCCGGAGCTGGTGGGGCGCCTGCTGGCCTGCGACGGGGACGGCATTGGGATCGACGTGGACGGAGAAGTCGTGAAGGTGGGCCGGGAGCGGATCCAGGCCATCCACCATTCGCTGGAGTGGTAAGCAAGGAGTGCCTTCTGATGAAGGAAGTGCGCAAGACGGATAGCGGCGGCATCGTCGACGCCGTGATCCAGCTGCTGGAGAGCAAGAACATCGACCGCCAGGACTTCCAGGAGGTGGTCCAGGAGGCTTTCATCTCCGTGCTGAAGAAGCGCTTCGACTCGGAGGAGAACTTCTCCGTCACCTTCAACATGGACAAGGGCGACATCGAGATCTACCGCGAGTGGGAGGTGGTCGCCGACGGCGAGGTGGAGAATGAGCACCTGCAGATGGAACTCACTCGGGCGCTCACCCACGATCCGGAGATCGAGGTGGGGGACGAGTTCGTCGAGATCATCGACTACCGGACCTTCGGGCGGCGCGCCATCCTGAACCTCAAGCAGGCGCTGATGCACAAGATCCGCGAGATCGAGAAGAACGCCGTCTACGACGAATACAAGGACCGGGTGGGGGAGATCATCCACGCCGACGTGCACCAGGTGGATCGCAACCGCGGGGTCATCCTCAACATCGACCGCGTCGAGTTCCGCATGCCGCCCATCGAGCAGGTCAAGTCCGAGAAGTACCACCGCGGCCTGCCCCTGCGCGTCCTCATCAAGGACGTGCGGCGGGAGAACAATCGCGATCCGGAGATCATCGTCTCGCGCAGCGACCCCAACTTCGTGCGCCGCCTCTTCGAGGTGGAGGTGCCGGAGATCGCCGACGGCATCATCCACATCCGCAAGATCGCCCGCGTGCCCGGCCGGCGCACCAAGATCTCGGTGGAGTCCACCGACAGCCGGATCGACCCGGTGGGGTCCTGCGTGGGCATGAAGGGCGTGCGCATCCAGGCCATCGTCAAGGAGCTGATCAACGAGAAGATCGACATCATCGACCACGCCAGCGATCCGGCCACCTTCATCAAGAAGGCGATGAGCCCCAACAAGCCGCTGGTGGTGCGCCTGCTGGATCCGGGGCGCGCCCTCGTCGTGCTGAGCGACGAGGAGTACGAGAAGATGATCGAGCGCCAGATGAAGCGCCTGGAAGGGCAGCCTGAGGCCGAGTTCGTCTTCAACCCGATGGACGACATGGTCTTCCGCTTGGCCAGCGAGATATCCGGCTATCAGCTGGAGCTGGTCAACGAGACCCAGCATCTGGCCATGCAGCTGCATGAGCAGGAGATCGAGGAGGATCTCAAGATCACCGAGGTGGTGGGCATTCCCGACGAGGTGGCGGGCCGGCTGATCGACGCCGGCATCTACCTGGCCGAGCGCCTGCTGGACGAGCCGATGGCCAACCTCCTCGAGCGCACGGGCCTGCCCGAGGAGACCCTGCGCCAGGCGCGCCGCAGCGTCTCCACCTATTTCCAGGATTTCAAGATCATGGACGTGGTGGACCTGCCGCGGGCCTACAAGGACGTCCTCGTGCAGGGTGGCTACACCTACGTCGAGGACTTCCTGACCGACTCCTCGGCCCAGGCCATGGAGCGCACCGGCTTGGCGCGGGAGGACCTGGAGGAGATCATGCGCGTCCTGGGCGATTTCGACAGCCAGGGACAGGAGTGAGCGCGGCGTGGAACACGGCCTCGATCCGGCGGCTCGGGGGTTGTTGGGGCTGGCCCGCAAGGCCGGCGCCCTGCTCATCGGGATGGATCGCCTGCGCGAGGCGGTGCGCCAGGGACAGCCGTTGCTGATCCTGGCCGATCCGGCCCTCTCGGCGCGCAGCTGGCGGGAGCTGGAGGAGTGGCGCGCGGCGGACGGCCGCACGCGCGTGGTGGCGGTGACAGACATGGCGGAACTCAACGCTGTGCTGGGGACGAGGGGAGTAAGGGCCGTGGGTTTGGCCGCCGGCGGGTTCCGCCGCGGTCTGGAAGCCCGGCTTGGTCCGCTCAACACGGGAGACGAGGGTGGCTGCCAAGAAGCATAAGCTGATTCACCTGGCCAAGGAGCTGCAATTGACGGTGTCGCACGTGAGCGACCACCTCGTCAAGGAAGGCTTCGAGGCTCCGAGCGGACCCAACGCCATCCTGAGCGAGGAGATGTACACGGCCATGTTGGCCAAGTACGCTCCCCAGCGCCACAAGGAATATCTGGCCGAGCAGGCGCCCAAGAAGCCCGAGCCCGGCGGCGACCGGGCCGAGTTCCGGCGTGAGGCGGTGGAGGACATCCTGCGCTCGGGCGAGGGGGAGAAGGTCCAGTCCGCCACGCTGGAGCGGTTGCGCAGCCTGAAAGTGATTGAATCCCCGGCTCCCGAGGTCGTTCCGGCCGTTGAGGCCGAGCCCGCGCCGCGCAAGCGCGGGCGGGCCAAGGTGGTCGCCGAGGCCGAGCCGGCGGTCCTGGACGCGGTGGAGCGCGCGACGGCCAGCACCGAAAGCGTCGCCGAAGAGCCGCTGGCCGCCCCGTCCGAGGAGGCGGCGCCCCCGGCGCCGGAGCTTCCACAGCCCGTCGATGGGACAGCGGTGGCGGAGCCGGACGCGAAGCCGGTGGCCGCCCCGGCCGAAGGCGCGCTGGAGGACGCGGTCGCCGAACCGCTCGCGGAGAAGACCACCACGACGGGCGCCGGACGCCGCATTGTGGAGCACCTGGACCAGGTCGGCGAGAAGATCGGCCTGCCTGTCTTCCGGCCGGGCCGGGTGTTGGGCATCCACAAGGATCCTGAGCCCGAACCCGCCCGCAAGCGTTCGGCCAAGCGGACCAAGACCGAGGTCGAGGCGGCGGCCACGGGCACGGCAGCGGCCGCGACACCCAAACCGGGCGAGCCGGGCTTCCGCGAGCGTGATCCAGCCAAGTCCGCCGATGGCGGAGGCGACGCCGGCCGCAAGCGCAGCGGAAAAAAGACGAAGACCGAGGAGCTGCGCCTGCAGAAGCTGGAGAAGGCCAAGAACGAGCCGACCGACCTCTCCGGCGGGCGCAAGCGCAAGAAGGGGAAGAAGGTCAAGATCAGCGAGGACGAGATCCGCGCGGCGGTGAAGGAGACAACCAAGGCGATGGAGAGCGGCAAGCGGCGTCGCAAGCACCGCAAGCTGCGCGGCGTGGGCGAGCTGAACGAGGAGACCAACGTTCTGCGCGTCACCGAGTTCATCACCACCAACGAGTTGTCCGAGCTGCTGGAAGTGCCGGTCAGCGAGCTGATCAAGAAGGCCTTCATGATGGGCACGATGGTCACGATCAACCAGCGCCTGGAGCGCGAGCTGATCGAGATCCTTTGCGACGACTACGATTTCGAGGTGGAGTTCCTGTCCGAATACGACGGGGAGGACGAGGCCGAGGAGGAGATCGAGACGGGCGTGCCGGTGACGCGCCATCCCGTCGTGACGGTCATGGGCCACGTCGACCACGGCAAGACCTCGGTCCTCGACTACATCCGCAAGGCCAACGTGGTGGCGGGCGAGGCGGGCGGCATCACCCAGCACATCGGCGCCTATGAGGTGAACTGGAAGGGCCAGCTCATCACCTTCCTCGACACGCCGGGCCACCATTCCTTCACCGCCATGCGCGCCCGCGGCGCCCAGGTGACGGACATCGTGGTGCTGGTGGTGGCGGCGGACGACCGCGTCCAGGAGCAGACGCGCGAGGCGATCGACCACGCCCTCGCCGCCAAGGTGCCCATCATCGTGGCCGTCAACAAGATCGACAAGCCGTCGGCCGACCCGCAGAAGATCCGCAAGGAGCTGGCCGGCATCAACATCCTGGTCGAGGACTGGGGCGGCCAATACCAGTGCGTGGACGTCAGCGCCAAGCAGGGGACCGGCATGGACCGCCTGCTGGATGAGATCCTCACGCGGGCCGAGGTCCTCGAGTTGATGGCCGTGGCCGAGGGTCCGGCCAAGGCGGTGGTGATCGACTCCAAGCTGGACAAGGGCCGCGGCGCCATCGCCACCGTGCTGGTGGAGCGCGGCACCCTCAACAAGGGCGACATTGTGGTGGCGGGCACGGCGGCTGGCCGCGTGCGCCTCATGCTGGACGAGCGGGGCAACCAGCGCGACACGGCGCCCCCCGCCGCGCCCGTGCAGATCCTGGGCCTGGACAGCGTGCCGCAGGCGGGGGACAGCCTGGCCGTCTACGCCACGGAGCGCGACGCCCGCGCCGTGGCCCTCAAGCGCCAGCAAATCCAGCGGGAGCAGAGCCAGCAACGGCTCAGCTCCTTCACCCTCTCCAGCCTCTCCCAGCAGATCGCCCGGGGCGAGGTGCGCGACCTGCCCGTCATCATCAAGGGCGACGTGGACGGCTCCATCGGCGCCATCGCCGACGAGTTGATGAAGATGCAGAACCAGGAAGTGCGCGTGAACGTGATCAGCCGCAGCGTGGGCAACATCACGGAGAGCGACGTGCTGCTGGCCAAGGCCTCCGGGGCGATCATCATCGGTTTCCATGTCTCGCCCACCCCCAACGCCCGCGAGTTGGCGCAGCGGGAGCGCGTGGACGTGCGCCTCTACAAGGTCATCTACGAAGTGGTGGAGGAGATCCACGCCGCCCTCGAGGGCATGCTTGCGCCGGATGTGGAGGAGGAGGTGCTGGGCACGGCCGAGGTGCGCCAGGTCTTCCGCATCCTCAAGAAGGCCATCGCCGGCTGCATGGTGGTCTCCGGCAAGATCGAGCGCAGCGCCAAGGCCCGCCTTGTGCGCGACAACACGGTGGTCCACGAGGGCGACCTCTCAAGCCTCAAGCGCTTCAAGGAGGACGTCAAGGAGGTGGCCCAAGGCTTCGAGTGCGGCATCCAGCTGGCCGGTTTCAACGACCTGCGCGAGGGGGATCTCATCCAGGTCTTCTCGCTGAGGGAGATCGTGCGCCGTCTGGACATGGCGCCCGAGCCAGGGAAGGGGCGCTGAGCCATGGCCAGCGAGAAGCGCCAGCAACGCGTGGCCGAGCAGATTCGCAAGGAGTTGGGCGGCATCCTGCTGCGCGAGCACGGGGAGCTGGCCGCCCAGATCACGGTGGGCGAGGTGCGTCTCTCCTCCGATCTCTCCCACGCCAACGTCTTCGTGGCCGTCATGGGGGACGCGGACAAGCGCGAGACCATGCTGCGCCAGCTGATGCACCGCAACAAGGAGATCCGCCGCGCCCTGGCGGCCCGCCTGCGGATCCGCGCCGTGCCCATCCTTCGCTTCCTCCTCGACGAGTCGCTGGACCGCGCCGAACAGGTGGAGGAGCTGCTGCGCCGCATCCAGTCCGAGCGGGCCGAGGAGGCGGGCGAAGCAGGCGGCGACCCGAACCCGGAGTCCTGATGCCCGGCCGGCCGCCGCAAGAGGCACTGCTCGTGGATCGCGGCGGCGCCGTGCCGACCCCCGCCCAGCTGGCCGGGGGCTGCCTTGTCCTCGTCGACAAACCCAGTGGACCCAGCTCCTTCGCCATGGTCAGCCTCCTGCGCCGCCTGAGCGGGATCAGGCGGATCGGCCACGCCGGCACGCTGGATCCCTTCGCCAGCGGCCTGCTCATCCTGCTGACCGGCCAAGCCTGCCGGTGGCAGGAAACGGTGACCGGCTCCGACAAGCGCTACCGGGCCCGCCTCCTGCTGGGCCGGGAGAGCGACTCCCACGACCGCACCGGGCAACTGGGCGGGACCTGGGACGGCCCGCTGCCCTCCCGCGGGGAGATCGAGGCCCTCCTCCCCGCCTTCACAGGGGAGATCGAGCAGATTCCCCCCATGCACTCCGCCGTCAAGATCCAGGGCGTGCGCCTCTACAAGCTGGCCCGCCGCGGGCAGTCGGTGGAGCGGCCGCCCCGCCGCGTCGTCGTCCATGCCCTGGCCGTGGCCGACTGGCAGGCTCCCTGGCTTGACCTGGACCTGCATTGCGGCAAGGGAACCTATGTGCGCAGCCTGGCCCGCGACCTGGGGCGCGCCCTGGGCTGCGGGGCCCTGGTGCAGGAGCTGCGCCGCACCAGCATCGGCGGCTACGAGGTGGAGCGCGCCCTCGACCCGGCGGGTCTGCGCGCCCTGCTGGGTAGCGGCGGGACGGGGGAGGAGGCATGAGAGTGGAGCGGGGCGCCCTGGAGGGGATCCGGCCCGGTGCCGGCAGCGTCCTCACCCTGGGCTCCTTCGACGGCCTCCACCTGGCCCACCGGCGGCTGGTGGAGCAGGTGGCGGAGCTGGCCCGGGCCGACGGCCACGAGGCCGTCCTCATCAGTTTCGAGCCCCATCCCCGCGAGGTGCTGGCCGACCTGGGACGGCCCCCGGTGGCCCGTCTCACCCTGGAGGAGGAAAAGCTGGAGCTGCTCGCCGCCTGCGCCCTCGACCGCGTGGTGCTGCTGGACTTCACGCCGGAACTGGCCCGCTGGGAGGCGGAGCGCTTCCTGCGCGACGGGCTGTTGCGGCACTTCGCCATGCGCCGGTTGGTGGTGGGGGACAACCACGCCTTCGGCCAGGGCCGCGGTGGCGACCTGGACCTGCTGCGCCGCCTATCCCGGGAACTGGGCTACGCGCTGGATGTGGTCGAACCCGTCCTCGTCGACGGGGAGCGGATCAGCTCCACGCGCATCCGCCATGAACTGCAGGCCGGGCGGGTGGAGGCGGCGGCCCGGCTGCTGGGGCGGCCCTTCCGCTTCCAGGGCCGGGTGGTTCCGGGGATGGGGCGGGGCCGGGGCCTGGGCATCCCCACGGCCAACTTGGAGGTCTCTTCCCGCCAGATGATGCCCCGTGACGGGGTCTACGCCGTGGCCGCCCGGCTGATGGACGGCCGCCGCCTCCCCGGCATGATGAACCTGGGCCCCCGTCCCACCTTCGGCGAGAACGCCAGGCAGCCTGAGATCCACCTCTTCGACTTTGCGGAGAGCTTGTACGAGCAGGTGCTGAAGGTTGATATCCTGGGTTTCGTTCGCGATACTATGCGGTTCAATTCAGGGGAGCAGCTGGCGGCCCAGCTGCAGAAGGATCGCCACCGCATTCAGGACCGGCTGGCAACCCAGGAGGGGGGCGGCTGACCTGGACGACAAGGAGAGCGCCATGGACAAGCAGCGGATCAAGGAAATCGCCGCCAAGTTCGGCAAGAGCGAGACGGACACGGGCAGCGCCGCCGTGCAGATCGCCCTGCTCAGCGAGCGGATCAAGGAACTGACGGAGCACGTCA
The window above is part of the bacterium genome. Proteins encoded here:
- a CDS encoding ribosome maturation factor RimP; this encodes MPDQDLNSRLAGLVQEPLFLVALELTGDSKGRVLRVVVDTDSGVTVQQLSDLSRSLGRVLDEEDLVAGRYRLECCSPGLDRPLQHPRLLARAVGRRVRVRLARIPREVESPPELVGRLLACDGDGIGIDVDGEVVKVGRERIQAIHHSLEW
- the ribF gene encoding riboflavin biosynthesis protein RibF; protein product: MRVERGALEGIRPGAGSVLTLGSFDGLHLAHRRLVEQVAELARADGHEAVLISFEPHPREVLADLGRPPVARLTLEEEKLELLAACALDRVVLLDFTPELARWEAERFLRDGLLRHFAMRRLVVGDNHAFGQGRGGDLDLLRRLSRELGYALDVVEPVLVDGERISSTRIRHELQAGRVEAAARLLGRPFRFQGRVVPGMGRGRGLGIPTANLEVSSRQMMPRDGVYAVAARLMDGRRLPGMMNLGPRPTFGENARQPEIHLFDFAESLYEQVLKVDILGFVRDTMRFNSGEQLAAQLQKDRHRIQDRLATQEGGG
- the infB gene encoding translation initiation factor IF-2: MAAKKHKLIHLAKELQLTVSHVSDHLVKEGFEAPSGPNAILSEEMYTAMLAKYAPQRHKEYLAEQAPKKPEPGGDRAEFRREAVEDILRSGEGEKVQSATLERLRSLKVIESPAPEVVPAVEAEPAPRKRGRAKVVAEAEPAVLDAVERATASTESVAEEPLAAPSEEAAPPAPELPQPVDGTAVAEPDAKPVAAPAEGALEDAVAEPLAEKTTTTGAGRRIVEHLDQVGEKIGLPVFRPGRVLGIHKDPEPEPARKRSAKRTKTEVEAAATGTAAAATPKPGEPGFRERDPAKSADGGGDAGRKRSGKKTKTEELRLQKLEKAKNEPTDLSGGRKRKKGKKVKISEDEIRAAVKETTKAMESGKRRRKHRKLRGVGELNEETNVLRVTEFITTNELSELLEVPVSELIKKAFMMGTMVTINQRLERELIEILCDDYDFEVEFLSEYDGEDEAEEEIETGVPVTRHPVVTVMGHVDHGKTSVLDYIRKANVVAGEAGGITQHIGAYEVNWKGQLITFLDTPGHHSFTAMRARGAQVTDIVVLVVAADDRVQEQTREAIDHALAAKVPIIVAVNKIDKPSADPQKIRKELAGINILVEDWGGQYQCVDVSAKQGTGMDRLLDEILTRAEVLELMAVAEGPAKAVVIDSKLDKGRGAIATVLVERGTLNKGDIVVAGTAAGRVRLMLDERGNQRDTAPPAAPVQILGLDSVPQAGDSLAVYATERDARAVALKRQQIQREQSQQRLSSFTLSSLSQQIARGEVRDLPVIIKGDVDGSIGAIADELMKMQNQEVRVNVISRSVGNITESDVLLAKASGAIIIGFHVSPTPNARELAQRERVDVRLYKVIYEVVEEIHAALEGMLAPDVEEEVLGTAEVRQVFRILKKAIAGCMVVSGKIERSAKARLVRDNTVVHEGDLSSLKRFKEDVKEVAQGFECGIQLAGFNDLREGDLIQVFSLREIVRRLDMAPEPGKGR
- the nusA gene encoding transcription termination factor NusA, which codes for MKEVRKTDSGGIVDAVIQLLESKNIDRQDFQEVVQEAFISVLKKRFDSEENFSVTFNMDKGDIEIYREWEVVADGEVENEHLQMELTRALTHDPEIEVGDEFVEIIDYRTFGRRAILNLKQALMHKIREIEKNAVYDEYKDRVGEIIHADVHQVDRNRGVILNIDRVEFRMPPIEQVKSEKYHRGLPLRVLIKDVRRENNRDPEIIVSRSDPNFVRRLFEVEVPEIADGIIHIRKIARVPGRRTKISVESTDSRIDPVGSCVGMKGVRIQAIVKELINEKIDIIDHASDPATFIKKAMSPNKPLVVRLLDPGRALVVLSDEEYEKMIERQMKRLEGQPEAEFVFNPMDDMVFRLASEISGYQLELVNETQHLAMQLHEQEIEEDLKITEVVGIPDEVAGRLIDAGIYLAERLLDEPMANLLERTGLPEETLRQARRSVSTYFQDFKIMDVVDLPRAYKDVLVQGGYTYVEDFLTDSSAQAMERTGLAREDLEEIMRVLGDFDSQGQE
- the rbfA gene encoding 30S ribosome-binding factor RbfA: MASEKRQQRVAEQIRKELGGILLREHGELAAQITVGEVRLSSDLSHANVFVAVMGDADKRETMLRQLMHRNKEIRRALAARLRIRAVPILRFLLDESLDRAEQVEELLRRIQSERAEEAGEAGGDPNPES
- the truB gene encoding tRNA pseudouridine(55) synthase TruB, whose amino-acid sequence is MPGRPPQEALLVDRGGAVPTPAQLAGGCLVLVDKPSGPSSFAMVSLLRRLSGIRRIGHAGTLDPFASGLLILLTGQACRWQETVTGSDKRYRARLLLGRESDSHDRTGQLGGTWDGPLPSRGEIEALLPAFTGEIEQIPPMHSAVKIQGVRLYKLARRGQSVERPPRRVVVHALAVADWQAPWLDLDLHCGKGTYVRSLARDLGRALGCGALVQELRRTSIGGYEVERALDPAGLRALLGSGGTGEEA